TAGCAGCCATCTCCTTTTGTGATACACCATGATTTTTTGCATTCATAATGTGATATTTGAGACTGCTGTCAGTGATTCCCTGAGACACTAATGCCACAACTGTAATAATACTGCGTGCCTTAACATCAATATCCTGATTATTCCAGTCCTCTCCAAATAAAACGTCATCATTAAAATGCGCAAAGTCTGGGGCGAATTCTCCAAGCTGTTCTCTTCCTGCTGTCTGTACTATCTTTTCTCTCATGTTCCTCACTCCTTCTAATCAAGCTCTAATCCTGATATCCAATTTTTTATCTCATCTTCTGTGGCACTTCCACTAAATCTGTTTCCAGATAGCCAATGAAAATGGTAGAATAATCCTTCTCAATATCCACCTGAATATCTTCATATTCAGGTCTTACATCTGGGTCATTTGGCACCTCTCTTATTTTCTTATAAAATCAGCGTCCTTGTTTGGCATGCTTTTATCAGATACGTATCTTTCCACCGTCATATGAAGATCATATTTTTCCCGAAGGTCCATTATTGTTTGCATCATAGGTGAAGCATGATGGACATCAATAGACTCCTGATTTTCCCAACTATCTATCAAAAGGATTGTCTCAGGGTCATCGAATGACTGATAATACTCATACCTGAGATTTCCTGCCTCATTTCGTATTTTTTCAACAGTTCCGCTTTTTGTCATTTCCTCTGCAAATCTTTTTGCAGCACCATCTGTTCCTTTATAACGTAAATTGACTGTAATGCTCATCATAAACCTCCAATCACAGATTCATCTTTGCACAGTTACCAACTTTTTCACCTGTTACAAAATATTCATAAGTAGGGAACTCAAAGAGCACAGGCTTAAATACGTGATAATTAATCTTACCTGCCTCGTTTAAGACAGATTCATCTGCGTAAGTAGCAAGAATCTTTCCGATGAAATTATCAAAATTCTCAAGTTCGTAGTTATAATCCATCTCACACTCAATGGATACCTTTGCATCGTCAATAAGTGGGGCACCATTTTCTCCAACGGTATATTTAAATGCATCCGACTTATCTTCCTTATTTCCTGAGATGACTCCCATTCTGTCAGCTTCCTTAAGCCAAGATTCGTCTACCACATTTACTGAAAACATTTTGTTCTCACGGATACCCTTATTTGTGTAGTGTGCCTGAACCATGGAAACCATAAGGTGACTATGTGCCACTGTTCCAGCATGTGCTACAAGTGTCCAATTAGGTTTGCCATCAACCATTGCTCCTACAACGATTACAGGTGATGGATATAATGCAAGTGTTGCTCCAATATTCTTCTTCATTTTAATTCCTTCTTTCTTCAATCATAAGATCAGCTTTAAAAACTGATAAGTCATTTCATAAATTGTCGTATCCATATGAGAGAGCTTTACCTCATCCATTGCAGATATCTGTTTATCTGTAGGATATGAGTATGGATAGATTCCATACATATATGGGAAGAATGCATATCGTATCTGCTCGCTCTTTTGATTGGACATCTTAAGGTGTTTTTTTAAGCATTCATCAAAAAGTTCTATCGAATTCTTGAAAGTTCTCTTGTAGTCAACAAGAAGCTCTTGCCTGCTGTTTTCCTCTATCTCATACAGATTCATGGCAGAAATTTTCAGAAGTGTCTTACGTTCTTCCATAGATGTTGCTAATGCTTCCGCCAAGGAATCTTTATCCATATCAGAGTTTCTTCCGATAATGTTTTTAAGATCTTCATTCCACTTCATATATTCACGGGTCAAAAGTCCTAAAAAGATTTCTTCCTTAGTCTGGAAATAATTGTATATGGAAGGTCTGGAAAAGCTGGTCTCAGTACTGATTATTTTAATGTTAATGCTTTGAAAACCCATTGTTTCATAAAGCTTTTCGCAAGCATCCATTATTTCCTCTCTTCTTTTATCAATTGTCTCTTTAAGCTCTACTGCCATAATCTATCTCCTTATATCTGTGTAACAATACTCTTATAATAACGTCGAGTTGACACACAGTCAATCAAATGGCAAAAAATTATTCCATCTTTTTTTCCCACATGCGGATAAGATTAAGCTCTAGACTATCTGCTGTATTCTCAAGCATTGCTATTTCATCCTGTGTCAATTCAACATTACATGCTTTCACAGCATCCTCAACATGATTAACCTTTGTTACTCCAATAATAGGCAATGCACCTTTTGCAATTGCCCATGCCACAGGAATCTGTGCTGGTGCTACATCATGTTTATCTGCTACTTCCATAAGCTTTGCATTCATAATCTCAAGTTTATCAAGTACAGGATTATAAGTCTCTGCCCTTCCCGAGCCCGCAGGCATCGGATGCTTAGTATCATATTTTCCTGAAAGAGCTCCCTGTTCAAGAACCATGTATGCCCAGAACTGAATGCCATTCTCTTTGCAATAATCAACGATACCAGAATCCTCTGATGATCTGTTTAATAAACTGTAGTGATTCTGTACTGCACCAAGTCTAAGACCATGCTCTTTTAAGATTCTGTCAGCTTCCTTTATCTCAGCAAGATTATGATTTGAAACACCTATTACAGGAACGTTATCTTTACCCTCAAAGTGCTTTGCTACTTCTGTAATCCACTTTGGTGCATCTAAAGGATTATGCACCCAGTATATATCCATACTGTCAATGCCCAGCATCTTATATTCAATATCCAGCATATCCTCAACTGGTGTTATGGAAGAATAATCCATACACTGAGGGGTTAATTTGTCTGATATGATATATGAATCTCTTGGAAGACCTTTTAGAAAGCTTCCCAAAGTCTTTTCCGATGTTCCCATACCATATACATATGCTGTATCCCAGAGATTAAGTCCATTATTCATAGCAGCATCAAATATAGGTTTAAGAGAATCAGCTGTTAAGCTTCCGCCAAATGTTCCATCATTGCCCCAT
Above is a genomic segment from Pseudobutyrivibrio xylanivorans containing:
- a CDS encoding flavin reductase family protein, giving the protein MKKNIGATLALYPSPVIVVGAMVDGKPNWTLVAHAGTVAHSHLMVSMVQAHYTNKGIRENKMFSVNVVDESWLKEADRMGVISGNKEDKSDAFKYTVGENGAPLIDDAKVSIECEMDYNYELENFDNFIGKILATYADESVLNEAGKINYHVFKPVLFEFPTYEYFVTGEKVGNCAKMNL
- a CDS encoding TetR/AcrR family transcriptional regulator, with protein sequence MAVELKETIDKRREEIMDACEKLYETMGFQSINIKIISTETSFSRPSIYNYFQTKEEIFLGLLTREYMKWNEDLKNIIGRNSDMDKDSLAEALATSMEERKTLLKISAMNLYEIEENSRQELLVDYKRTFKNSIELFDECLKKHLKMSNQKSEQIRYAFFPYMYGIYPYSYPTDKQISAMDEVKLSHMDTTIYEMTYQFLKLIL
- a CDS encoding putative quinol monooxygenase; the encoded protein is MMSITVNLRYKGTDGAAKRFAEEMTKSGTVEKIRNEAGNLRYEYYQSFDDPETILLIDSWENQESIDVHHASPMMQTIMDLREKYDLHMTVERYVSDKSMPNKDADFIRK
- a CDS encoding aldo/keto reductase, which produces MTKALPKIALGAWAWGNDGTFGGSLTADSLKPIFDAAMNNGLNLWDTAYVYGMGTSEKTLGSFLKGLPRDSYIISDKLTPQCMDYSSITPVEDMLDIEYKMLGIDSMDIYWVHNPLDAPKWITEVAKHFEGKDNVPVIGVSNHNLAEIKEADRILKEHGLRLGAVQNHYSLLNRSSEDSGIVDYCKENGIQFWAYMVLEQGALSGKYDTKHPMPAGSGRAETYNPVLDKLEIMNAKLMEVADKHDVAPAQIPVAWAIAKGALPIIGVTKVNHVEDAVKACNVELTQDEIAMLENTADSLELNLIRMWEKKME